The Blastocatellia bacterium genomic sequence AGGCCCTACGCGCAAGAGATCAACGGCACACTATTATTCAACCCCGGCAGCGCCGGCCCGCGCCGCTTTAAGCTGCCGCGTACCGTGGGGCTGCTCAGGCTTGATCAGGCAAACCTCTCTACAGAAATCATCACGCTTGAAGGGCCTGAATAACCGCTGAATTATGGATAAAATGGCCGAAAAACCGAATAGCTTCACCGACCGCGCGCTTGCCGAACGTCCCGTGCAGTCCGCCGTCCGCGGCAAGCTGCGCGACATTGTCGATGCGCCGATAGACACACACCTGGAGCGCATTGAGATGTTCATGGATCGCGCCATCCGCATCCCCGGCACCAACCTGCGCTTCGGGCTTGACCCGATCATCGGCTTCTTCTTTCCGGTGGCCGGTGACTGGCTCGGAACCCTGGTGGGCGTTTACATCGTGCTCGCCTCTATCCGACATGGTTTGCCGAAAAGCGCCATCACACGGATGGTCTTCAATGTCGGCGTTGACTTTCTACTCGGCAGCCTGCCGCTGGTCGGCGACGCCGTTGATTTTGCCTGGAAGTCGAATAGTAAGAATTTGCGCCTGCTGAATCAGTACGCCAAAGGCAAAGGCGGCTCGGTGTGGAGCGACTGGCTTTGGGTTTTCATGCTGCTCGGCATCCTGTTCCTGCTTGGTGCGGGGCTTATCGGCCTGGCGTACTATGCAATCCGGCAAGCAGGTTTCAGACTCTTTTAAGGCTGAGTGGCTGTCTGAGCAGTCCTGTAGGGACGCGATGTTTATAGTTGCCGGTGGCTTTGTTGTGTAAATCGAAATGGAAGCAGTCTTCCACAATATCGAACTCGGCAACTGCTCACACGGCGTAACTGTCTGGCATTCCCAAATGCGTCATCCGGTTCAATGCCGCACACCTGACTAGCACTTGCGTCGCTTGCCCTGCAAACTGACGCGCGCTGAGGCGATCTCCGAAGATCACTTTCACCCGAAACATCTGCGTCTCGGCCAGACTCCGCCGATCATAGCCTACTTCTTGCTTCCATTGTTTGGGGCCCACCTGGCGAATCCGTCGCAGGTTTTCATCGCGAATCAAGCGCTCGGCCTGGCGATTGCCGTGCTGCCATATCTTCGCATTGCGGCGTGGCCGAATCGCCGCTTTCGCTTTGCGCTGACGAATGGCTTCATAGCAATTGCGCTTATCATAGGAGCCATCGCCGCTCACCTGCGCCAGCTCACCGCCGACTTGCTCAAGCAGGTCTTCGAGCACTTGCGAGTCGGCGACGTTGTTGGTCGTTACCACCGCCGCGACGATCTCGCCCGTCGCCGCATCCGCGCCCAGATGCAACTTGCGCCAGGTGCGACGTTTCGTGTAGCCGTGTTGGCGAACTTTCCATTCGCCTTCGCCGAAGACTTTCACCCCCGTCGAATCGACGACCATGTGCAAGGGCTCATTGGCCCAGATCGGCGGCCAGATCGAGCAGGTGACCGGCGATGGCGGCTACGATTATGTGGATTGTTATGAGGCCATCGCCGAGCGCCAGGCGAGAGCGGTGATCCCGCCGCGACGGACAGGCCGATTGCGCCCAGCCGATGAGCGATTCCGCGCCAGAGACAGCAACCTGCGACGGATCAAGCAAGTTGGTCGAAAACAGTGGAAGCGAGAGCGCCAGTATCATCGGCGGAGTTTGGTAGAGACGGCGATGATGCGGCAGAAGACGATCTTCGGCAGCGGGTTGAGCAGTAGAAGGTTCCATAATCAAGCGGCAGAGATGAGCCTGAGATGCGCGGCGCTCAACCGCATGACACATCTGGGAATGCCAGAAAGCGATGCGATCTAAGCCGCGTTTGATGCTTTACAGATAAGGTGTACTCAATAATCGAATTATGCAGCAACGCCGCGGTTTTCGGCTAACTATGCCCTGATTCATCTTTGACTTCAACTTGTCTGCAATAACTCTGGCTTGGCGATTGGTTCGCTGATTTCATACAAGAAATCGGGCGACATATCCGCGCCGTTGCCCCAAACGATTGTATCTAATTCTCGATTCACAGTTGCGCTTTTGAAATAGTCAATCTCCTTTAACGGCTCAAACACTTCTCCGTCTAGATGTCGCTCTAGATCAGCCACCCTTATACTCCCGTCTTCAAATGTCAGCAGCAATTTATATCCTGAGACATATTCCACATCCTTAACGTAATGCATATCGAACCTCCTATTGCAAAGGCTGAATACTCCGCAACGGTTTCATGGCCATCGCAAGCTCCCAATTCTGCATCAACTCATCTCGATGCTCAAACGCCCATTCCAGTACCAAGGCGACGACACGCTTGGGCAAGTGGCCCTCAATAAGCTTCAAGTCGGAGATAGTGAAAACCCCGGTTTCACCGGAATACTTGGCGTGAAAGTGGGGCAAGCCATGTTCTTTATAATAGATCGCGATGACTATCCCGAAGAATCTGCTGATTTCTGGCATAGCCAGGATTTTATCAGCTGGCTTTAGACTGATGCCATCCCGCGCCTAACGCTCGCGTTCACCGGGCCGCCGCGCGGCAATGGCCAAAGGATGAGAATTGC encodes the following:
- a CDS encoding DUF4112 domain-containing protein, with product MAEKPNSFTDRALAERPVQSAVRGKLRDIVDAPIDTHLERIEMFMDRAIRIPGTNLRFGLDPIIGFFFPVAGDWLGTLVGVYIVLASIRHGLPKSAITRMVFNVGVDFLLGSLPLVGDAVDFAWKSNSKNLRLLNQYAKGKGGSVWSDWLWVFMLLGILFLLGAGLIGLAYYAIRQAGFRLF
- a CDS encoding IS5 family transposase; this translates as MVVDSTGVKVFGEGEWKVRQHGYTKRRTWRKLHLGADAATGEIVAAVVTTNNVADSQVLEDLLEQVGGELAQVSGDGSYDKRNCYEAIRQRKAKAAIRPRRNAKIWQHGNRQAERLIRDENLRRIRQVGPKQWKQEVGYDRRSLAETQMFRVKVIFGDRLSARQFAGQATQVLVRCAALNRMTHLGMPDSYAV
- a CDS encoding transposase, whose translation is MAQIGGQIEQVTGDGGYDYVDCYEAIAERQARAVIPPRRTGRLRPADERFRARDSNLRRIKQVGRKQWKRERQYHRRSLVETAMMRQKTIFGSGLSSRRFHNQAAEMSLRCAALNRMTHLGMPESDAI
- a CDS encoding DUF2442 domain-containing protein, with translation MHYVKDVEYVSGYKLLLTFEDGSIRVADLERHLDGEVFEPLKEIDYFKSATVNRELDTIVWGNGADMSPDFLYEISEPIAKPELLQTS
- a CDS encoding DUF4160 domain-containing protein, with protein sequence MPEISRFFGIVIAIYYKEHGLPHFHAKYSGETGVFTISDLKLIEGHLPKRVVALVLEWAFEHRDELMQNWELAMAMKPLRSIQPLQ